In one window of Mobiluncus massiliensis DNA:
- a CDS encoding class I adenylate-forming enzyme family protein, whose amino-acid sequence MVDYSPMKFLQAAALRHPGRTSMIWIPQGVSAETIAEPSFAPLTWNVAQTLARATQLALQFRSWGVAPGERVVVIGKNSPWHLLTFVAAAAIPAITVPLDQNLPAPELAKILAHCDPKIIICDPAQHKKLSDCDPTAGPRPRLVTYSDLEDCLAPHDDSTPPVTLALAATKMLDDLPECGDDVPGAIIYTSGTSAHPKGTLLTYKNMWWGCTNFREVFEYSPATVEAVTAPLSHIGGFNGTTTDIFSHGGTVVIFEKFTAATVLAAIEKYRVQMMFAVPTMYRMLVREVRQAAQSGRPIDTSRFTKALVGGAPWDEQLAADMIGLGWNPINIWGMTEQSASGAALTTDVMAGRELAVGRAFPHIELRAVDSAEKPVEPGVIGQLECRGPSVTREYFHNPELNAALIDPQTGWLRTGDLGFFDNDGFLHLVGRLTDTINSGGEKVFSQRVAAVLSRHPGVSEARVVGVPDPTWGEIVAAVVVQTPDTTENAEPLSLEQLQDFARPYLTKAELPRALRLVSHIPLNSNGKPDRQGLLTLFQ is encoded by the coding sequence GTGGTCGATTATTCCCCGATGAAATTCCTGCAAGCAGCCGCTTTGCGGCACCCTGGGCGCACTTCGATGATTTGGATTCCCCAGGGAGTCAGCGCCGAGACCATCGCTGAACCCAGTTTTGCCCCGCTGACTTGGAATGTGGCTCAGACGCTGGCACGCGCCACCCAGCTGGCACTCCAGTTCCGGTCTTGGGGCGTTGCGCCCGGCGAGCGCGTGGTTGTCATCGGGAAAAACTCCCCGTGGCACCTGCTGACTTTCGTGGCCGCCGCGGCCATTCCGGCGATTACTGTACCGTTGGATCAAAACCTCCCTGCCCCGGAGTTGGCAAAAATCCTGGCGCATTGCGACCCGAAAATCATCATTTGCGACCCCGCCCAGCACAAAAAACTGTCGGACTGCGACCCCACCGCGGGCCCGCGCCCCCGCCTTGTGACGTACTCTGACCTGGAGGATTGCCTAGCGCCGCACGACGACTCAACCCCACCCGTGACGTTGGCGCTCGCGGCCACCAAAATGCTGGACGACCTGCCCGAATGCGGAGACGATGTACCCGGCGCGATTATCTATACCTCCGGCACCTCCGCTCACCCGAAAGGCACCCTGCTGACGTACAAAAACATGTGGTGGGGCTGCACGAATTTCCGCGAAGTGTTCGAGTATTCTCCGGCCACCGTCGAGGCGGTCACAGCTCCCCTGTCGCATATCGGCGGGTTCAACGGCACGACGACGGATATTTTTTCCCACGGCGGCACCGTCGTCATTTTTGAGAAGTTCACTGCGGCCACTGTCCTCGCCGCTATCGAGAAGTATCGTGTCCAGATGATGTTCGCGGTACCGACCATGTACCGGATGCTGGTGCGCGAGGTCCGGCAGGCAGCACAATCCGGGCGGCCGATAGACACCTCTCGGTTCACAAAAGCCCTGGTGGGCGGCGCGCCGTGGGATGAACAGCTGGCCGCTGACATGATTGGCTTGGGGTGGAATCCCATCAACATTTGGGGCATGACCGAGCAAAGCGCGTCGGGAGCCGCCCTGACCACGGACGTCATGGCGGGGCGTGAACTGGCGGTAGGCCGGGCGTTTCCGCATATTGAGCTGCGCGCTGTTGACAGTGCGGAAAAGCCGGTCGAACCTGGGGTGATTGGCCAGCTGGAATGCCGCGGCCCCAGCGTGACGCGAGAATACTTCCACAATCCGGAACTGAACGCCGCCCTCATTGACCCGCAAACAGGCTGGTTACGGACCGGGGATTTGGGATTTTTTGATAATGACGGCTTCCTTCACCTGGTGGGACGCCTGACCGACACAATCAACTCCGGCGGAGAAAAGGTCTTTTCCCAGCGGGTCGCCGCGGTACTCTCGCGTCACCCGGGGGTGTCAGAAGCGCGGGTCGTCGGGGTTCCCGACCCGACTTGGGGTGAAATCGTGGCCGCGGTGGTGGTGCAAACCCCCGACACAACCGAAAACGCGGAACCGCTCAGCTTGGAACAACTCCAAGACTTCGCTCGCCCTTACCTGACGAAAGCGGAACTCCCCCGAGCCTTGCGCCTGGTTAGCCATATCCCGCTAAACTCGAACGGCAAACCTGACCGGCAAGGCCTTTTGACGCTGTTCCAATAA
- a CDS encoding Nif3-like dinuclear metal center hexameric protein, producing MQNTGLTVGEICEWMDARFAPELQEDWDRVGLICGDRGDPVTRILLAVDPVEPVVDEALEWGAQMVITHHPLFLRGTSFVSTDTAKGRVVHRLIRGGAALFNAHTNADSARDGVADALAQAAGLDPQTWRPLQPALADTSLGIGRVGPVTPTTVGEVASRLANLLPDSPAGLLVAGDFDRAVKTVAVSGGSGQSLLPAALDAGADVFVTADLRHHPALDFLEMDGAPALIMPSHWASEWLWLPRLETALNLWAGEIGKPLETKISTVISEPWDAYISTVTNDETEPDDAGCGSIN from the coding sequence ATGCAAAATACCGGATTGACCGTTGGTGAAATTTGTGAGTGGATGGACGCGCGTTTTGCGCCCGAGCTGCAGGAAGATTGGGATCGGGTCGGGTTGATTTGCGGGGATCGGGGCGACCCGGTGACGCGGATTCTGCTCGCAGTGGACCCGGTCGAGCCGGTCGTGGACGAGGCTCTCGAGTGGGGGGCCCAGATGGTCATTACGCATCACCCCCTGTTCCTGCGCGGCACTTCTTTTGTGTCCACGGATACTGCCAAAGGCCGGGTGGTACATCGCTTGATTCGTGGCGGGGCAGCCCTGTTTAACGCCCACACCAACGCAGACTCGGCGCGTGATGGGGTCGCGGACGCTCTGGCCCAAGCAGCGGGACTCGACCCACAGACCTGGCGACCGCTGCAGCCCGCCCTCGCCGACACGTCCTTGGGCATCGGACGAGTCGGCCCGGTCACGCCCACCACGGTGGGGGAGGTCGCCAGCCGCCTAGCGAACCTATTGCCTGATTCACCAGCAGGTTTACTGGTGGCGGGTGACTTTGACCGTGCAGTCAAGACGGTGGCGGTCAGTGGCGGGTCGGGTCAATCCCTGTTGCCTGCAGCCTTAGATGCCGGCGCGGATGTGTTCGTAACCGCCGATTTGCGCCACCACCCGGCGCTGGATTTTCTAGAGATGGACGGAGCACCCGCCCTCATCATGCCGTCGCATTGGGCCAGTGAATGGTTGTGGCTGCCTCGCTTAGAAACCGCGTTGAACCTGTGGGCCGGTGAAATCGGGAAACCGCTGGAAACGAAAATCAGCACGGTCATTTCCGAACCCTGGGACGCCTATATCTCCACCGTTACCAACGATGAGACTGAGCCGGACGATGCCGGCTGCGGTTCGATAAACTAA